The following DNA comes from Astatotilapia calliptera chromosome 6, fAstCal1.2, whole genome shotgun sequence.
aacacatgttgagtgagaaaggtgactgaaaaggaaacgCTTAATGTATCATggaaatcccccagcagcctacgtctattgtaGCATAATtaaaggaggattcagggtcacctgatcaagccctaactatatgctttagcaaaaaagaaaagttttaagcctaatcttagaAGTAGaaatagtgtctgtctcccaaatccaaactggaagctggttccacagaagaggggcctgaaaactgaagggtctccctcccattctacttttaaatactctaggaacaacaagtaagcctgcagtgcgagagcgaagtgctctaatagggtgatatggtactataaggtcattacgataagatggggcctgattatttaaaacCTTGTATTACAGgggcaggattttgaattcagttctggatttaacagggagacaatgaagggaagcctatataggagaaatatgctctctctttctagtccctgtcaatactcttgctgcagcattttggattaactaaAGGCTTTTCAGAGAGAGCTTTAGAGCTTTTAAAGCTAAAAGCTCTAAAATGAATAGTAGTAATAAAAAATGAGAGaggccaacagtgatcactacctttttttaggggcttgttcagattaactATAACAAGAtataaagcattaaaacatgtttaaaaaaacagccttaataaatgcagagtagtttggtcctggaagcagggttcattatgtcatcacttaaagaccggattgaCTTGGTTTAATCCCAGGGGGAATTATCTACATTGTAAACATGAAACTACACACATCccctaaaaataactaaattttTGTTGTAGTCACATAACAGCAACTCAGTGCTTTTAGATACGTGAGTATAGGTAAGACAACCAGCTGAAGTGCAAAGGtgtgatttaagtgaccaaTGTCATGGTTTTTGGAGAGGCATAACCATTTTTAGGGGAAATAGAGAATCgtctgaaaaaagagaaaatttaacacatgcacacacacacacacacacacacacacacacactgaagccaGCAAAAGATTTGGGAAGTGATATGTCTAAGTATAAGTAAGTGGTGTTCTCAGTAGTCCTAATTTTGGCAGATTGCTTGCAAATTGTGTGATGCATGGTGCTGCTGGTTTTGCAATTATTTGATCATGTCAGATAACTAAACCATAAACCACAGTCCCATGTTTAGTGGGGTCCAAACAAAGATGGAACTTTCAGCTCTATTAATTTTGCTGTCATGTAAATGGTTGTTCACCTTACCCACTGACAGCTCAACCTTAGTGTAGTTTTCAACTCTCCACTGTGAGTCTGACCCACACCAGTATGTCCCAGCATCAGCTGTTTCCAGCTCTGCGATCATCAccaagaaaaagtgggaaaaaccATCATCTTGCACTGTGAACCTGCTTTGACTCGTCACATTTGTACAATTGTTGCGGTGGTCTCCTTTGCAGAGAAACTTGCTATTATCATGATGTTGTGAAGGATAAGGGCACTGAAATGTTAGTGGATATCCTGCAGTCCCACTTGTTGTTTTTGACTTGACACAGCACCACTCTGTCAgattggaaaacaaaaaaatattaaaggatGATCAAGTATCAAACCATATAAAAgagtcctttaaaaaaacaaaaacaaaacaatgacataTGAGATATGACTATGACCTCTCACCTTTGACGTTCAGttcaacagcagaaaaaacatcCAGGACAGAGTTTTTTTGGACACCACAGAGGTATGTTCCTGAATCACTTTGGGCCAAACTGGTGATGGTCATTGTGAATTTTCCTGACCTCTTATCATCATTAAATTTGATTCTACCATTTTGTTTGTTGTCAGAGGTGATTAGTGCCTGTTGCAGACACGTGGAGGACCGCTTTCCTCTGCAGATGTACTTGAAGTAGTTCTGGTACCGAGGCTCATACGAACAAATGATGTCCCCTGAATATCCCTCATAACTTTGGATTATGGTCACAGTGTTACAGCAGCTGTCTGTCAAAAACATAAATTGCAGTAGAAAATGTGTTATAACCACAGAGGAGAGGTATAATATTTCATATTGAGCCTATTGTTTATTGTATGTTTAAAGTAATAACtttccttcacagacatttgtgCACTCAGCCATCGCCCTATCCATTAGTTTTATGTGTGGTTATTACTGTTTCCTATTTATATGTGCAATTCATTCCCTTTATGGGATCTTAATAAAGATCGATCCAGGCTGTCATATGTCATGTGCAGCCATGTTATAAAAGCAAGtccagtggtccctcgtttatcacgGGAGTtgcgttctaaaaataacccgcaaTAGGTTAAATCCGCAAAgtagccagctttatttttttacaattatcatagatgttttaaggctgtaaaaccacactttagacagttttctaagacaggcatgaacattttcacacttttctctcttgtttaaacactctcaaactTCAAATTttcatagaaaaataagtccagtattatagaatgaaaccaaagatcaaaccctgttttcaggtccagaccatgagtatagagcagctgccagagaatgcaacattaatgaatcaatggtacggaagtagaggaagcaagaagagtgagttgagtaaagtttgccttatctgactgttttgtttcacttaatgcaCCTtctggtccgaaaaatacggtaacttCTAACTTctttagcatgtccagaagtccaactttttgtgcaatggttagcatcttcctctgcctcttAGGTGCTACCGTAGGTGCCTTTGACTGTGCAAAACGTTTCATCGACATTATTGTGTTTGtgggggagaaaacttacaaatatacagtacagcacttcagagtcacactgctagggatcgaagatttatgtaaatttgacaagctggaCACATTCTGCACTGTGCAGAAGACACGGCGTGGAAGAGactgattgacaatggtctacagccgaTCAGggcgcagaacacaatgcgctgtaaaaaagtcccccccaaaaaacaagcatgcaaaattgcacaaaaaaaaatcagtgaaacAGAGAGGccgtgaaaggtgaaccgcatTATAGCGAGAGACCACTGTAATCCTTTACCAGTTATGTTTTGATTTACTGTAcatttatatgtatgtatatatgtcttttatatgtgatttttttcttgacTAATTTGGAATGCTTTATTTACCTGGTGCTAATTTCAGCTTCACTTCAGTGTAGATATCTTGTCCTGTTCTGGTCACTCCACACCAGTATTTCCCAGCGTCCTCAGATGTAAGATCAGAGACGGTCACTGTGAAGGTTCGTGCCTTTTTGTCATCACAGGCTGagtatttggggtttttttgttgtgatgTTGTAATAAGAACATCATTGTCACCACAGACATCCTTACACAGGTACTTCTCATAAGACTCATAACCGTGACCATAAGTGCAGGAAACATTTACCTTCCCCCCCACATATCCAGTCACAAGTATCACCCCTCCTGCACTGGTCACACATCCCAGAGCAACTGTAAAGtaaagaaattataaaaaaattatataattgtttattttttcatgtcaacattcatgaataataatacaattCCTAAGTCCAATAAAGGgtgtgttatgtttttttttttagctctttaAACAACTTACTGCAGAGGGTGAAGAGCAGGTTTCGAAGTCTCCACATCTTCGCTTTGGCTCATCAAAACAGAAACTTGACAGGAAGTACTCTTAATACTAAGAAATATTTTGCATGCAGTGGGGAAGCCTATCAGCACAGAGGGGACTACACATTATTAGGTGGCTGcgtattttaaaatgtgtaaaatggcTGACATGTGCCACCTTATGGTGAACACGTCTCATAAACAGCACTGTTCAGTTTAAAGTCTTgtgctaaataaaaaatatttaaatgtatttataaaactTTGCTTATATAATCAAAACTAACATCACTGGCTAAAAGCTCTGAGTGTTATATCGTATTATTATAACTTATTCATTAATATAAAaccagcatttttcttttgtaattaAAAACGTATCTGCtgatttttgttctcttttaattaatttcttaGTTACTGTTTGGTCAATAAGCCAGGAATTTGTACAAATACAACTGTCCCTGTATTTGGTAAAGCAGCTATCTAGTCCTATCAGATGATACTAATGTAGtaaaattgatcagttttaagtttaaagttatgaaaatacaaaaataaatgctgCAACTATGAACTTCGCTGCAGCACTTTACAATGCACCAATGTCGCAAACTTTCTTAACATACCCGTAAACACAAACTGTCAATTACTGAGTCAAGCGAACCCATACAATGAAGCCACTTAAGCCATTTTGTCGCAatagcttggaaagaaaaaataaaactggctGTTAACAGTTTTCATATGTTTCAAAATTACTAAGTAGAGATTGACAGACTATTCgtttatttttctattattgATAAAGTAACTTCTTAAGTATAAGTAGTTGAAAAATACATCAatccattttctctctctctccctctcacgcacacacaaacacacactaaatACCAGTTGGAGTTGATGGGTGTGACAGGTGTGGTGACACCAAAACAGATGTCTTGACTGTGTTTTTGGTGTTGGAGCACAGTTGCTCAGGAAGTCTGTGTTTAAGTTTTGGTGAGTAAAATTCTACTATTTTATTCGTCTGTTGTGTAGCAACAGGTGTGAGTTTGATCTGCATGGGTGATAGCATTGGCTGATAGCTTAAGTCAGTGTGTATGACTGAATATTACACATGTGATCAACATTTTCATGAATACAGAGATTATTCAGTCCCTCTCAGATAGGTTATTATCAGTGTCTGCCTGTCATACTGCATCCATTTGGAATTATATttagctttctgtttttatgcaGTGAGCACAAACCACAACAGATTTGTTCATTGA
Coding sequences within:
- the LOC113023403 gene encoding polymeric immunoglobulin receptor-like; its protein translation is MWRLRNLLFTLCIALGCVTSAGGVILVTGYVGGKVNVSCTYGHGYESYEKYLCKDVCGDNDVLITTSQQKNPKYSACDDKKARTFTVTVSDLTSEDAGKYWCGVTRTGQDIYTEVKLKLAPDSCCNTVTIIQSYEGYSGDIICSYEPRYQNYFKYICRGKRSSTCLQQALITSDNKQNGRIKFNDDKRSGKFTMTITSLAQSDSGTYLCGVQKNSVLDVFSAVELNVKEWCCVKSKTTSGTAGYPLTFQCPYPSQHHDNSKFLCKGDHRNNCTNVTSQSRFTVQDDGFSHFFLVMIAELETADAGTYWCGSDSQWRVENYTKVELSVGKLI